GGTGGCGGCCAAATTGCAAACAGAGGCTGAAGATGACCCTTTCCAGAGACGATATTCTGCGCGCGCTGGCGGCGGTTCCCGCCCCGGACGGGCGTGGCAGCCTCGCGGACTCTCCACAGATTTCTGAAATTGCGATCAATGACGGGCGGGTATCGTTTGCCATCCAGACGACGCCCGACAAGGCCAAATCGCTCGAGACGCTGCGTGCGGCGGCGGAGGCTGCGGTGAAAAGCGTGCCGGGCGTGACCGATGTTCTTGTTGCGCTGACGGCCGACCGGCCGGCGGGCGCCAGCAAGGCGTCTCCGCAAGTTGCGACAAGCGGCGCCGAAATCCGTCAGGCCAAGCTCGATGTGCGCCACATCATTGCCATCGCATCGGGGAAGGGCGGTGTCGGAAAATCCACGACCGCCGCCAATATTGCGCTCGCTCTGGCCGGAAAAAATCTGCGCGTCGGCCTGCTCGATGCGGATGTGTATGGACCCTCCGTGCCGATCCTCTTCGGCTTGACGCACAAGCCTGAATCCGACGGCAAGATCATCCAGCCGATCACCGCATATGGGATAAAGCTGATGTCGATCGGATTTCTGATCGATTCCAATACCGCGATGGTGTGGCGCGGACCGATGGTGATGAGCGCAATCACCCAGATGCTGAAAGACGTCGATTGGGGTTCGCTCGATGTGCTTGTCGTCGATATGCCGCCGGGCACCGGCGATGCGCAGCTGACCATGGCGCAGCAGACGCGCCTGTCGGGCGCCGTCATCGTATCGACACCGCAGGACATCGCACTCGCAGATGCGCGGCGCGGCGTTGCGATGTTCAGAAAGGTCGACGTTCCGATCCTCGGTGTCGTCGAGAATATGAGCTATTTCTGCTGCCCCAATTGCGGCACGCGGACAGATATTTTCGGGCATGGCGGAGCGGAAGCCGAGGCCGAACGGCTCGGCGTTGCGTTCCTCGGCGAAATTCCGCTGCATGCGCGCGTTCGCGAATTGTCGGATGCCGGCACCCCGATCGTTGCCGTCGAGCCCGAAAGCGAGCATGCCAAGGCCTATTCAGCCATTGCCGACATGATCTGGACCCGGCTCGAGGCCGGCACGGGCCAGCGCGCCGCGCCGAAGATCATCGTCAATTAGTAAATCGCACATAAGCTATTGCGAAATTTGCGGTTCCGCCGGAGATTCAACCTGCGGCGACGGTGACGCGAACCTTCTTGCGGTCTTGGACGTTACTTATTCTCTAGGTAATCCAAGAACTTAAGGTTGTGCGGTCAGAAAGAGCGGGAATGAACCTGGTCGAGGACATGACGCGCCCGCCGGCAGCCATAGCCATATCGCAGCCGGAGCTTCCGGCTGAGCTTTCGGACCTTGCTCTTTTCCTCGATGTCGACGGGACGCTGATCGATATCGCCCCGAGCCCCGACCTCGTCGTCATCCCGCCCAAACTCATTCCGCTGCTTGAGCGGCTGTCGTTGAAACTCGGCGGCGCGCTGGCGCTTGTGACAGGCCGCGAGATCGGCGTTGTCGATACGATGTTTGCGCCGCTCAAACTGCCGGTCGCCGGCGTGCACGGCGCCGAGCTTCGCTTTGCCGACGGCACGCTGAAGGGCACGCCGATCCACCCCGAACTCGCCCGCATTACTGAAGAGCTGAAGACTTTTGCAGCCGAGAACGAAGGGCTTCTCGTCGAGCCGAAGGGGCGGGCGGTCGCGATCCATTACCGTCTCAACCCAGCGCTCGGCGAAGATGTCGAGGCGTTTGTGCGCGAGGTCGTCGACCGCGGCACGGACGGTCTGGAAATTCAGCCCGGGAAAATGGTCGTCGAAGTCAGGCCGGCAAAAATCGACAAAGGGCGTGCAATCGGCGTGTTTCTTGAAACGGAACCCTATGTCGGCAGGACGCCGCTCGTGATCGGCGATGACTGGACCGACGAGCCGGGATTTCGCACCGCCAATGCGCGCGGCGGACGATCGATCCGCGTCGGACGCGACAAGCGTCCGACCGAAGCCAATGAGAGCCTGCCCGATCCGGAGGCCGTGCGCCGCTGGCTCGCCGCCATGCTGGGAGAGATTTGAGTGCCGCGTCTCGTCGTCGTTTCAAACCGCGTGCCCGTGCCGTCGCCGAAAGGCTCGACGGCCACGGCCGGCGGACTCGCCGTTGCCCTGGAAGCCGCCCTCAAATCGCATGGCGGTCTCTGGTTCGGCTGGTCTGGAAAAACGAGCGGCGACCGCGAGATCGAATGGCTCGAAATCCGCGATTTCGGCAATGTCACTTATGCAGTGGCGGACCTTAACCGCCGCGATGTCGACGAATATTACGCAGGCTTCGCCAATCGCGCGCTCTGGCCGCTCTGCCACTACAGGCTCGATCTGACCGATTTTTCGCGCAAGGACATGGCGGGCTATTTCCGCGTCAACCGTTCCTTTGCGCGGCTTCTGGCGCCGCTCTTGCGCCCCGACGATCTGATCTGGGTGCACGATTATCATCTGATCCCGCTGGCAGCGGAGCTGCGCCATATGGGCGTGAAGAACCGCATCGGCTATTTTCACCACATCCCGTGGCCGCCTGCCGATGTGCTGTCGACGCTGCCCGTGCACGACACGATCATGCGCGGCCTTGCCGCCTACGATCTCGTCGGTCTGCAAACCGATTACGATGTCGAGAATTTCGCCGGCTGCATGGTGCGCGAAGGTTTCGGCCGCGCGCTCGGCGGCAATTGGTATGAAAGCTACGGCCACAGGTTCCAGGTCGGTGCGTTCCCCATCGGCATCGACACCGATATCTTTGTGCAGATGGCGGAGGAGGGGCTGAAAAACCCCATTGCCAAGCGCACGAAGGAAAGCCTCAACGACCGCGACCTCGTCATCGGCGTCGACCGGCTCGATTATTCCAAGGGCATCGGCCAGCGTATCGAGGCGTTCTCGCGCTTCATCGAGATGAGCCCGAGCGCCAAGGGACATGTCACCTTCCTGCAGATCACACCGAAATCGCGTTCCGAAGTGCCCGAATACGCGGACATGCAGAAGGAGATCGCGGAGCTGACCGGCCGCGTGAACGGCCAGCTCGGCGATGTCGACTGGGTGCCGATCCGCTATGTGAACAAGACGGTGAGCCGCGCGGCGCTCGCAGGGCTTTACCGCATCGCCCGCGCGGGCCTCGTCACCCCGTTGCGAGACGGCATGAATCTCGTCGCCAAGGAGTTTGTTGCGGCGCAGGATCCGAACGATCCCGGCGTCCTCGTTCTGTCGCGCTTTGCGGGCGCGGCACGCGAAATGGACGGCGCGCTGATCGTCAATCCCTACGATACCGAAGCCACCGCCAACGCCATCGGCCGCGCCATCTCGATGCCCGTCGAGGCGCGGCGCGAGCGCTATAATTCGATGATGCCGAAATTGCGCGAGCATGATGTTGCCGCCTGGTGCCGGAGCTATCTCGACGTTCTTTCTCAGGCCACCGAACCGCAGAGCGAAGGCCTGCGCGCGCTGAGCTGATCATGACCGATAAAACCGAACCCTGGCCGACAGAGCTGAAGCTCGTCGACGAAAAACACGCGCTCCACATCTGCTGGGACGACAACCGGCATGACACGCTCGATGCGGAATATCTGCGCGTCGAAAGCCCGAGCGCCGAAGTGCAGGGCCACACGCCCGCCGAAAAGCAGATCGTGCCCGGCAAAAAGGCGGTTACAATCCGCGACGTCATTCCTGTCGGCAGCTATGCGGTCAGGCTGGTTTTCAGCGACGGTCATTCGACCGGAATTTTCACCTGGCGCTATCTGCGAAAGCTGACCGACGAGCGCGGCGATATCTGGATGAAATACCTGGAGGCGCTCGCGGCGCGGGGGCTGAACCGGGGCTGAGGAGCGGCTTTGCTTGACAGGCAGAGGGCCACCCCATACCAAGCCCTTCCGGTAACGGGCGATTAGCTCAGCGGGAGAGCACTCCCTTCACACGGGAGGGGTCACAGGTTCAATCCCTGTATCGCCCACCATTTTATCCACAATCGATTTTGGGTGCGCAGAAGCGGCTGCATGCGCGCCCGTTCGCATGCGTGAGCACTTGAAAAGCCTAGCAATTCGCCTCTTATGAGTGTGAATGCATAATTTTCATCCGCTAAAGTTGTAGATAGATGAAATGTTTAGGCCCGGCCGAAAAGACGGAAATGCCCCCGACTTTCTGCGATCGAACTAACCCGGGATTAGCGCGCGAAGACCAAACTGCCTGGGCGTGAGGACGCTGGGGGCGTCTGAGCGGGGAAGCCCATCAGTGCTCCGGGCTTCCCCGATCGCGCCTTCCCGAACTAAATTAAGCCCGGCTCAGCAAAACCCGGTTTATTCAGTTTTGCTGAACACAGTGTTCGAAGATTTGCGGCTTTTGCGCCGCGGATCGACGGGCGAATGTGATTGCAGGGCAGAAAAACGAATTGCATCAAGCAGAAGACTGCCGAGCCGGAGAGCAACTTTCGGGCGCGATAGCGTGGATACGCAAAGGCTTGCGGCCTCGCATCGTCGCCGTTTTGGGGGAAAGCCGTGAAGCGACGTTCCTTGAAAGCACGGAGCAACGCCGATCTGCGTGACGTCCAGGCCAGCATCGCCATGACGGCCTATCTCGCGGATCAGATGAGGTCCTTCGGTCAGTCCGACCTTGCCAAGGTTTACGACCTTGTGGCTCGGGAACTGATCGAGAGGTGCGAGACGGCCGTGGCCGCAAGTAAGGCCCCGGTCGAAAACCGCCTGCACTGACTGTAGTTTTCCCGCGTCCTTATCGCGCGCATGCCGGTTGCAGAACCGTCTTGCGGCGGGCGGCTCGTTTTATCACGATGGCGCTCCCATGGGGGATGGGGGCCAGCCATGGCTGCAAAAAGAACACTGCTTAATCCTGTCGACTCGCAGGTCGGTTCGCGTATGCGCGCGCGCCGCCTCGTGCTCGGCATTTCTCAGGAAGATCTCGGCAAGGCTGTCGGGGTCTCTTTTCAGCAAATTCAGAAATATGAGAAGGGCGCCAACCGTATCGGCGCATCTCGGCTGCAAAAGCTCGCGCATGCCCTGCAGGTGCCGATCTCCTATTTCTTCGAAGGCATGGGCGTAGGTACATCAGACACCGAGAGCGACGATCTGATGGCTTTCCTCGCAACGGCGCAGGGATTGACGCTGGCCAAGGGCTTTATGCGGATCAAAAGCCCGATCGTGCGCCGGCGGATTCTGGAATTCGTCGCATCCGTCGCAGACGATTAGACGTCCGCCGAAAAACGGCAGATAATCGCGATACAATTCAATCATCGTCCCCTTGGGGGACGATGATCCCAGGATTCCCCCATAGAGAAATTGCGTGAAACAGAACTGATGCCATAGATGAAGCGCTACCCGCTCCCGGGTCTTGACGTTTTTCTCTCGGTCGCACGGCACGGTTCGCTTCGCGCCGCCGCCGCTGATCGCGGCGTTCGTCCTTCTGCCATCAGCCAGCAATTGAAAGCGCTTGAGATTGAACTGGGGGCACCGCTTTTTGTGCGCTCCACGCGGTCTATTCGCCTGACCGATGCCGGCGAACTGCTTCTGATGCGAGCTCAGCCCGCCATGGCCAATCTGGTCGAGGGGCTTGAGGAGATAAGGGCGCTGAGCGAGGTGCCCTCCGGAATCCTGAAAATCACGGTTCCCGAATTTGCGCTGAAACTCGTCCTCATGCCGAAGCTTCTGGAGTTTCAGAAGGCCTATCCCAATGTGACGCTTGAGGTTTCGGTGGATGACGGGCTCGTCGATATCATCTCGAAAGGCTTTCACGCCGGGATCAGATCCGGCCATCAACTGCATGAAGACATGGTCGCGGTGCGTCTGACGCCGCCGCTGAAAGATGCGTTTTTCGCAGCGCCGTCTTATCTCGATTTGCACGGCCGCCCGAAAACTCCCGAAGACCTCGCCGAGCATACCTGCATCATCTACCGCTATGTCGTGTCGAAGCGGCTGGAACGCTGGCGGTTTCTGATCAATGGCGAGGAGGTCGAGATACCCGTCAGCGGACGGATGATCGTCAACAATACAAGCTTTCTCCTGGAGTCAACGCTTGCCGGCTACGGCATCGCCTCGTTCTACGAGGCGTCGATCCGCGATCATGTGCGGGAAGGGCGGCTGGAACACATCCTCAAAAACTATGTGACCGAGTATCCCGGAATCTATCTCTATTTCCCGAAGAGCCTGCAAAAGCTCAGACGGCTGCGCGTGTTTATCGACTGGTTTGCCGTGCGCGCCGGGCAGGAACCCTGGGCGCCGATCGACTAGGCGGCTTGTTCGGGTACAGTCTCGATAATCAGAAGCGCGCGATCGACGAGCCGCGCATGACGCTCGCGAATATAGGCAGCACGTATGCTGTTTGATGGGCGGCGGCCGAAACGCCGGTCGAGCCGCATGATGTCGCGCAGAAGGCCGATCAGCTGATCGCGCGAGAGCGATTGCAAGGCACGCATCTGATGAATCGCCGTCGTGCCTTCCTGCCGTGCGAAAAACGCCGCCAGCCAGTCGCGGCTATAGAGCGTGCGGGCATAATGATTGGCGAAACTTCTCATCCCGCACCCGGTGCGATGTGACGTGCGCAGAACTCGCGTGCGGCGGAGCTGAGCGCGATATCGGGATCGGAGGCGAGGAGACGTGCAATTTCGCCGGATGCATCGCGGCATGTGCCGGCTCTCTCGTCGACAAACAGAATGCGGTGCGGCCTGTCCCATTGGCCTTGCGCAAGATCTGTTGCGAGAGCGGAACGAGATGACGCTGGAAGATCTGTTTCGCGAATGACGGCGGCGCCGGAGGACGGAAACGTCTCGATCACGAGAAAGGCGCAAACCGGCGCAGCGGCTTTGCGCCGTGCATCCGCCTCGGTTCGTGTCTCGCTTCGGATGAGCAGAGTTTCGACATAGCACGACGCGGAAGGCATGCGTCCTATCTGTCACCGATTTGGTGACGAAACAAGTTTCACATGCTGAGGAGCGTCTTGCGGACACGGCCGACGATCACCGGCTCGCGGCCTTTCTTGACGATGACCGGCTGATGATCTGGATTGGTCGAGACCGGCTCCCAGCGATCGGGATTGGGACGGAAGCGTTTGTAGCTGGCCTGACCGCCTTCCGCATCGGCGATGACATAGCAGGCATTGGGGACGAGACGGCGATCCTTGCGATTGACGAAGATGACGCTTTCGGGCGGGCTGATGCGATCCATGCTGTCGCCTTCGACCTGCAACGCGATCCAGTCGCCTTTCGGATCGAGATCGTGCGCATAGACCATTTTTGCTTCGTTCGCCTCGAGTACGACGCTCGGCGTCTTCAGCCCGCCGGCACTGACCCAGGAGATCAGCGGCGCGCCGCGCGGCCCGACCTGCGGAAGAAGCAGCGAAGTGAGATCGATGTCGAGTTCGCGGCTGATTTCTTCCGCCCATTCGACCGGAAGCTTCCGCTCCTGATCCCTCCAGCGCTGGATGTTCTGTTTCGAGGTACCGACGGACGTCGCCAGATCGGTCACGCCGATCGCTTTCGCGTCCATGGCCGCCCGCAGACCGTTCGGATATTTGTCCTTCATGGCGCTTACCCTCCTTAAGGAGATAGAAGCCTAGCCTGTCACCAATTTGGTGACAAGTAGATTGTGTCGTCACCAAATCGGTGACAATCTTCCAGCATGCAATCGATCACCGTTTTCGCCCTGTTCGGGCTGTTTGCCGCCGCACTTTTAGCCGGCGGGCTGATGGGTCTTTGTCTTCTGATCCGCCGCCCCAAAGACGTGGCGCCCGGCAACGTCTCCGCGAGGCGCAGATGAGCTGCGCGGACGACAAGATCAAAATCGTTCAGACGAAATGGACGCCGGAAGAAGATGCGCGTCTCCGATGCCTGATCGAAGCCAACCGTTCGGCGGCTCAAACGGCGACAGAACTTGGCCGCTCGCGCAGCTCGGTGCTCGGGCGCGCGTTCCGTCTCGGCATCGGCTTTCACGGCGAGGGTGCAAAGACTCTCCGCTTCTTTCCGGGCATGGCGCCGAAAACGGGGCTCGATCTCCGACGGCTCGAGCAGATCGAACTCTACCGCGAATATCGCGAGGAACCGGACCCGAGCGAAGACCGCAGCAAAGCGCGCTCGTTTCTCGAAGCGATGGGACGCCCGGTCTGCACCTGGTTTCTCAAGGGAGAAGAGGGACGGCGCGGGCTTGTCTGCGGACACCGGACTCTGCCCGGCTCGTCCTATTGCGCGCACCACAAGGCCAAAAGCGTGGCGCCGCCCGAAGAGGCCGGTGAAGATGAGGAGCCGAAGGCTGCCCGCAACCTGGGAGAAGCCGCATGAACGCCGCGGCGCCGAAGGAATGGCATATTCTCTATACGGAGCCGAAAGGCGAGGAGGGCGTTGCTCTCGCGCTCTCGAAAAGCGGCGTTCCGGTTTTTCTGCCGAAGATCAAACGCGACCGCGTTCTGCG
Above is a window of Terrihabitans soli DNA encoding:
- a CDS encoding GcrA family cell cycle regulator, which produces MSCADDKIKIVQTKWTPEEDARLRCLIEANRSAAQTATELGRSRSSVLGRAFRLGIGFHGEGAKTLRFFPGMAPKTGLDLRRLEQIELYREYREEPDPSEDRSKARSFLEAMGRPVCTWFLKGEEGRRGLVCGHRTLPGSSYCAHHKAKSVAPPEEAGEDEEPKAARNLGEAA
- the otsA gene encoding alpha,alpha-trehalose-phosphate synthase (UDP-forming); this encodes MPRLVVVSNRVPVPSPKGSTATAGGLAVALEAALKSHGGLWFGWSGKTSGDREIEWLEIRDFGNVTYAVADLNRRDVDEYYAGFANRALWPLCHYRLDLTDFSRKDMAGYFRVNRSFARLLAPLLRPDDLIWVHDYHLIPLAAELRHMGVKNRIGYFHHIPWPPADVLSTLPVHDTIMRGLAAYDLVGLQTDYDVENFAGCMVREGFGRALGGNWYESYGHRFQVGAFPIGIDTDIFVQMAEEGLKNPIAKRTKESLNDRDLVIGVDRLDYSKGIGQRIEAFSRFIEMSPSAKGHVTFLQITPKSRSEVPEYADMQKEIAELTGRVNGQLGDVDWVPIRYVNKTVSRAALAGLYRIARAGLVTPLRDGMNLVAKEFVAAQDPNDPGVLVLSRFAGAAREMDGALIVNPYDTEATANAIGRAISMPVEARRERYNSMMPKLREHDVAAWCRSYLDVLSQATEPQSEGLRALS
- a CDS encoding Mrp/NBP35 family ATP-binding protein, with the translated sequence MTLSRDDILRALAAVPAPDGRGSLADSPQISEIAINDGRVSFAIQTTPDKAKSLETLRAAAEAAVKSVPGVTDVLVALTADRPAGASKASPQVATSGAEIRQAKLDVRHIIAIASGKGGVGKSTTAANIALALAGKNLRVGLLDADVYGPSVPILFGLTHKPESDGKIIQPITAYGIKLMSIGFLIDSNTAMVWRGPMVMSAITQMLKDVDWGSLDVLVVDMPPGTGDAQLTMAQQTRLSGAVIVSTPQDIALADARRGVAMFRKVDVPILGVVENMSYFCCPNCGTRTDIFGHGGAEAEAERLGVAFLGEIPLHARVRELSDAGTPIVAVEPESEHAKAYSAIADMIWTRLEAGTGQRAAPKIIVN
- the otsB gene encoding trehalose-phosphatase, whose protein sequence is MNLVEDMTRPPAAIAISQPELPAELSDLALFLDVDGTLIDIAPSPDLVVIPPKLIPLLERLSLKLGGALALVTGREIGVVDTMFAPLKLPVAGVHGAELRFADGTLKGTPIHPELARITEELKTFAAENEGLLVEPKGRAVAIHYRLNPALGEDVEAFVREVVDRGTDGLEIQPGKMVVEVRPAKIDKGRAIGVFLETEPYVGRTPLVIGDDWTDEPGFRTANARGGRSIRVGRDKRPTEANESLPDPEAVRRWLAAMLGEI
- a CDS encoding gamma-butyrobetaine hydroxylase-like domain-containing protein, encoding MTDKTEPWPTELKLVDEKHALHICWDDNRHDTLDAEYLRVESPSAEVQGHTPAEKQIVPGKKAVTIRDVIPVGSYAVRLVFSDGHSTGIFTWRYLRKLTDERGDIWMKYLEALAARGLNRG
- a CDS encoding LexA family transcriptional regulator, with translation MKDKYPNGLRAAMDAKAIGVTDLATSVGTSKQNIQRWRDQERKLPVEWAEEISRELDIDLTSLLLPQVGPRGAPLISWVSAGGLKTPSVVLEANEAKMVYAHDLDPKGDWIALQVEGDSMDRISPPESVIFVNRKDRRLVPNACYVIADAEGGQASYKRFRPNPDRWEPVSTNPDHQPVIVKKGREPVIVGRVRKTLLSM
- a CDS encoding LysR family transcriptional regulator, producing the protein MKRYPLPGLDVFLSVARHGSLRAAAADRGVRPSAISQQLKALEIELGAPLFVRSTRSIRLTDAGELLLMRAQPAMANLVEGLEEIRALSEVPSGILKITVPEFALKLVLMPKLLEFQKAYPNVTLEVSVDDGLVDIISKGFHAGIRSGHQLHEDMVAVRLTPPLKDAFFAAPSYLDLHGRPKTPEDLAEHTCIIYRYVVSKRLERWRFLINGEEVEIPVSGRMIVNNTSFLLESTLAGYGIASFYEASIRDHVREGRLEHILKNYVTEYPGIYLYFPKSLQKLRRLRVFIDWFAVRAGQEPWAPID
- a CDS encoding helix-turn-helix domain-containing protein, whose amino-acid sequence is MAAKRTLLNPVDSQVGSRMRARRLVLGISQEDLGKAVGVSFQQIQKYEKGANRIGASRLQKLAHALQVPISYFFEGMGVGTSDTESDDLMAFLATAQGLTLAKGFMRIKSPIVRRRILEFVASVADD